CTTGCAGCCGCAGAAGCACCAGATTTCGTCAAGCTGGACTCGTTTCGATTGCAGCTCACGAACCGCGATGTTGTGCCACTGGGCACAGAACGTACCAGCATCGGCTAGTAATCGCAGGATTGTGACCTTAGAGCAGCCAACCATGCGAGCGGTAGCGTTAATTGAATTACCCTCGACTAGTGCCGAGAGGATCATGGTTCGCTTTTCGGAGCTTAGCTTTCTCATTCTTTCCCTGCCTTTATGCTTGACTGCTACGCATGTTATACCATAGGGTATGCGTAGCAGGCAAGCATGGCACACCATAATTACCAGGAGTTTTTGAAAATGGCGAAATTCGCATCTAGCGAGGCTGGGAAAAAGGGCGGTCAGGCCCGCGCTAAGAAGCTCAGCAAATCACAGAGATCTGTTGCTGCTCGAAGGGCGGCGTTGGCTCGATGGAGCAAGGAAGGTAAAGAGTTGCCCCAGGCGACGCATGAGGGCGTACTGCATATAGGGGATGCTGAGATTAGCTGCTATGTCCTGGCAAATGGAGAGAGAGTGATGTCTACCAGAGGCATCATGAAAGGGCTTGGTAGGGTGTGGAGAGGCCGAAAATACCCTGGGACCCAATTGCCAGTTTTTTTGGAGGCAAAGAACCTAAAACCCTTTATTTCAGAGGATTTGATCGCGGGACCTAACATGGTCAAATTCCTGACTCCGGGGAAGGACCCGTTCGTTGCCGAAGGTTACCATGCCGAGTTAATGCCTGCTATATGCGACACTTACTTGAAAGCAAGAGAAGCCGGTGTCCTGACGCCATCTCAAGTCAAGGTTGCGGCTCAGGCAGAAATACTAATGCGTGGCTTTGCCCACGTTGGGATTATTGCTCTTGTAGATGAGGCGACAGGCTACCAGCGCGATCGCTCGCGTGATGAGTTGGCTAAAATACTCGAAGCGTTTGTCGCTAAAGAGATTCAGAAGTGGCTAAAGACGTTTGACCTGGAATTCTATGAGCTAATCTGTGAAATTCGGGACGAACCAATATCTAGGGCTAAGAAGCGTCCGCAGTATTTCGGCAAGCTAACCAACAACTTGATTTATCAGCGATTGGCACCAGGCGTCTTGGATGAACTTGAGCGATTGAATCCCACGAACGCAAAAGGCCAAAGAAAGCGAAAACACTTTCAGCACTTGACGCCTGATATGGGACACCCAAAGCTAAAGGAGCATCTGGCAGGCGTAACTACCGCAATGAAGATGGCTAAGCTGCAAGGCTTGAAGTGGTCTGAGTTTCTCAAGCTACTCGATAAGACGCATCCCAAATGGCAATCAATGCCACTATTTGACAATTTAGAATCTAAG
The genomic region above belongs to Lacipirellulaceae bacterium and contains:
- a CDS encoding P63C domain-containing protein — translated: MAHHNYQEFLKMAKFASSEAGKKGGQARAKKLSKSQRSVAARRAALARWSKEGKELPQATHEGVLHIGDAEISCYVLANGERVMSTRGIMKGLGRVWRGRKYPGTQLPVFLEAKNLKPFISEDLIAGPNMVKFLTPGKDPFVAEGYHAELMPAICDTYLKAREAGVLTPSQVKVAAQAEILMRGFAHVGIIALVDEATGYQRDRSRDELAKILEAFVAKEIQKWLKTFDLEFYELICEIRDEPISRAKKRPQYFGKLTNNLIYQRLAPGVLDELERLNPTNAKGQRKRKHFQHLTPDMGHPKLKEHLAGVTTAMKMAKLQGLKWSEFLKLLDKTHPKWQSMPLFDNLESK